One window from the genome of Syntrophales bacterium encodes:
- the coaE gene encoding dephospho-CoA kinase (Dephospho-CoA kinase (CoaE) performs the final step in coenzyme A biosynthesis.), whose translation MATTRDWGKTIRRMEQLLRLKTFPVAFKLLENREDLAAIPFMRRLGHKSTLCQLINLVRSFDWTVGADDTDMVGPMCTSIVGLTGMPEFLRDGTFRSIIWTKTRRDGETYENAVPRIPPGKYQAVAMAPLAYNPFDPDMILIYANPAQMILLINALQFEDYRVMEFFCVGESSCSDAIARCHLTGRPSLTIPCFGERRYGHAQDDELVMALPPGMLDKAVSGLETLYKRGIRYPISMSGAELDLAQALPGAYATGPAMIEGIRSSTALMLGVTGSIATGKSTVSRMLEEMGSPLIDFDVLARIVVEPGQPALKDIAAYFGSQVLQDDGSLDRKKLSEIIFTDMEKRKKLESFIHPRIGEAFLKQVTEHTRKNPEAIIQVAVPLLIETNMNFMFDKLLLVYTPPEEQARRLMERDGVNREMAAAMVGSQMSVEEKKGYVDFVIDNSGTPEETRKQVETLWTTLQGLQREKAQRIKERKDPS comes from the coding sequence ATGGCGACAACGCGTGACTGGGGAAAAACCATACGCCGGATGGAACAGCTGCTGCGACTGAAGACGTTCCCCGTGGCGTTCAAGCTCCTGGAAAACCGGGAAGACCTGGCGGCGATTCCATTCATGCGGCGCCTGGGCCACAAATCGACCCTCTGCCAGCTCATCAACCTGGTGCGCAGCTTCGACTGGACCGTCGGGGCCGACGACACGGACATGGTGGGCCCGATGTGCACGTCCATCGTCGGCCTGACCGGCATGCCGGAATTCCTCCGGGATGGGACGTTCCGGAGCATTATCTGGACAAAAACAAGGCGCGACGGGGAAACGTACGAAAACGCCGTTCCCCGGATTCCGCCCGGGAAGTACCAGGCCGTTGCCATGGCGCCCCTGGCCTACAACCCTTTCGATCCGGACATGATCCTCATCTATGCCAATCCGGCCCAGATGATCCTCCTGATCAACGCCCTTCAGTTCGAAGACTACCGGGTGATGGAGTTCTTCTGCGTGGGCGAGTCTTCCTGCTCCGACGCCATCGCCCGCTGCCATCTCACCGGCAGGCCTTCCCTCACCATTCCCTGCTTCGGGGAGCGCCGCTACGGCCACGCCCAGGACGACGAACTGGTCATGGCTCTGCCGCCGGGGATGCTGGACAAGGCGGTCTCCGGACTGGAGACCCTCTACAAGCGAGGCATCCGCTATCCCATCAGCATGTCCGGCGCGGAGCTGGATCTGGCGCAGGCGCTCCCCGGCGCGTACGCGACCGGGCCGGCCATGATCGAGGGGATCCGGAGCAGCACGGCCCTCATGCTGGGCGTCACGGGAAGCATCGCCACGGGCAAGTCGACGGTGTCCCGCATGCTGGAAGAGATGGGGTCGCCCCTGATCGATTTCGACGTCCTGGCCCGGATCGTGGTCGAGCCGGGCCAGCCCGCCCTGAAGGACATCGCCGCCTATTTCGGCAGCCAGGTCCTCCAGGACGATGGCTCCCTGGACCGCAAGAAACTGTCCGAGATCATCTTCACCGACATGGAGAAGCGAAAAAAGCTCGAGAGCTTCATTCACCCGCGGATCGGCGAGGCCTTCCTGAAACAGGTTACGGAGCATACACGGAAGAATCCCGAGGCGATCATCCAGGTGGCGGTGCCCCTTCTCATCGAGACCAACATGAATTTCATGTTCGACAAGCTCCTTCTCGTCTACACGCCCCCGGAGGAGCAGGCGAGACGGCTGATGGAGCGTGACGGCGTCAACCGGGAGATGGCCGCGGCCATGGTGGGCTCCCAGATGTCCGTCGAGGAAAAGAAGGGCTATGTGGATTTTGTAATCGACAACTCCGGCACACCGGAAGAGACGAGGAAGCAGGTGGAGACCCTCTGGACGACCCTGCAGGGGCTCCAGCGGGAAAAGGCACAGCGGATCAAAGAAAGAAAGGATCCCTCATGA
- a CDS encoding CoA-transferase, which produces MGNSQTESFEKMIGAISRLLKNGEMVVTGTLSPLPAAGCLLAKHTHAPDLEPMLYGDPENRLSEGLHEFFGVAQKGKVDVFFLSGLQIDRQGSINLSVIGDYDRPKLRLPGGAGSAMLYSMSRRTILFTMTHTKKLFVPKVDFVNATAFDGEVKTPWRRGGLSHIVTPLCIMKFDDEKKRVVLDRLLPGVTLEEVVENTGFDLEAAGRDIPVMEPLTEEERIALHGPVLEKMRTIYPLVCRMIWG; this is translated from the coding sequence ATGGGAAACAGCCAGACGGAATCCTTCGAAAAGATGATCGGTGCCATCTCCCGGCTCCTGAAAAACGGCGAGATGGTTGTTACGGGCACACTGTCCCCCCTTCCGGCGGCGGGGTGCCTCCTTGCCAAGCATACCCACGCCCCGGATCTGGAGCCCATGCTCTATGGCGATCCGGAAAACCGGCTCTCCGAGGGACTCCACGAGTTTTTCGGGGTTGCCCAGAAGGGGAAGGTGGACGTGTTCTTCCTCTCGGGTCTTCAGATCGACCGACAGGGGAGCATCAACCTGTCGGTCATCGGGGATTACGACCGGCCCAAACTGCGGCTGCCGGGAGGGGCCGGGTCGGCCATGCTCTATTCCATGAGCCGGCGAACCATTCTCTTCACCATGACGCACACGAAAAAGCTCTTTGTGCCGAAGGTGGACTTCGTCAATGCCACGGCCTTCGACGGCGAGGTGAAGACCCCGTGGCGGCGCGGCGGCCTGTCGCATATCGTCACGCCCCTGTGCATCATGAAATTTGACGACGAGAAGAAGCGGGTCGTGCTGGACAGGCTCCTTCCCGGCGTGACGCTCGAAGAGGTCGTGGAAAACACGGGATTCGACCTGGAGGCGGCGGGAAGGGACATTCCGGTCATGGAGCCGCTGACGGAGGAGGAGCGGATCGCCCTGCACGGGCCGGTCCTGGAAAAGATGAGGACGATCTATCCCCTGGTGTGCCGGATGATCTGGGGCTGA
- a CDS encoding amidohydrolase family protein, with the protein MSQPYKIIDALCYVPTEEVVVDLPVSLPPQMAPYLKNVFGPRVAPLMGITAEEFYRMKITMSQEELRKVLGPKMKFMAMKLEDFIKQLDEMEVEKAVIFNLDEETPSRLKGLPNDYYADIVRQYPDKFIGMAGIDPLKGMAAVREIRRCYDLGLRGIGVRPFMFGIPPHHAKMYPLYSTCVELDIPVWFHTGINYSTNNMEVERPVYFDIVAQDFPELKIIAGHGGWPWVPEMMAVVRRNENVYIDISSIDPKYLGMPGSGWETLMQLGNSVLQDKILFGSTWLFMGRTIRQLADGIMELPLKETVKHKWLYGNAARLFGLSS; encoded by the coding sequence ATGAGCCAACCGTATAAAATCATCGATGCCCTTTGTTATGTGCCCACGGAAGAGGTCGTCGTGGACCTTCCCGTCTCCCTGCCGCCCCAGATGGCCCCCTACCTCAAGAACGTTTTCGGGCCGCGGGTCGCCCCGCTGATGGGTATCACCGCGGAAGAGTTCTACCGGATGAAGATCACGATGAGCCAGGAGGAACTGCGGAAGGTCCTGGGGCCGAAGATGAAGTTCATGGCCATGAAGCTGGAGGACTTCATAAAGCAGCTCGATGAGATGGAGGTGGAGAAAGCCGTCATCTTCAACCTGGATGAAGAGACTCCCAGCAGGCTCAAGGGGTTGCCCAACGACTACTATGCCGATATCGTCAGGCAGTACCCGGACAAGTTCATCGGCATGGCGGGAATCGATCCCCTGAAGGGCATGGCGGCCGTGCGGGAGATCAGGCGCTGCTACGACCTGGGCCTGCGGGGGATCGGGGTGCGGCCGTTCATGTTCGGCATTCCGCCCCACCACGCAAAGATGTATCCCCTGTACTCCACCTGTGTCGAGCTCGACATCCCCGTCTGGTTCCATACGGGGATCAACTACTCCACCAACAACATGGAGGTGGAGAGGCCGGTTTACTTCGACATCGTGGCACAGGATTTCCCCGAGCTCAAGATCATCGCCGGCCACGGCGGCTGGCCCTGGGTTCCGGAGATGATGGCCGTGGTCCGGCGCAACGAAAACGTGTATATCGACATCTCGTCCATCGATCCCAAATACCTCGGGATGCCGGGCTCGGGCTGGGAGACGCTGATGCAGCTCGGCAACTCCGTCCTGCAGGACAAGATCCTGTTCGGCTCGACCTGGCTGTTCATGGGACGAACGATCAGGCAACTGGCCGACGGCATCATGGAACTGCCGCTGAAGGAGACGGTCAAGCACAAGTGGCTGTACGGCAATGCGGCCCGCCTGTTCGGATTGTCTTCCTGA
- a CDS encoding CoA-transferase yields the protein MATKYTIQELIVSRAAKELKDREFVVIGQGIAMAAGVLARKTHAPNAVILTEAGLLGIDPFKVPLHIADPTCTRGFTYSCDMIDIFTTILNQGYVDVTFLGVGQIDRYGNMNSSYLGEPGNYATRMTGAGGAPEFIGYAGRAILTMSGGTFVEKLDYFTSPGYLDGGESRYAAGMPAGSGPSVLITTRGVFKFDKVTKEMYLAGLHPGAALDEIRAEVPWDLKIADHLETTPAPTEEEIAILRNFAPDVTMGRKLQLEVVMKQVFNLLSKGA from the coding sequence ATGGCAACTAAATATACGATTCAGGAGCTGATTGTTTCCAGGGCTGCCAAGGAGCTGAAGGACAGGGAGTTTGTCGTCATCGGCCAGGGAATCGCCATGGCCGCGGGCGTCCTGGCGCGGAAGACCCACGCCCCCAACGCGGTGATCCTCACCGAGGCGGGACTCCTGGGGATCGACCCGTTCAAGGTCCCGCTGCACATTGCCGATCCCACCTGCACCCGCGGATTCACGTATTCCTGCGACATGATCGACATCTTCACCACAATTCTGAACCAGGGCTACGTAGATGTGACGTTTCTCGGGGTCGGCCAGATCGACCGGTACGGCAACATGAACAGCAGCTACCTGGGTGAGCCCGGCAACTACGCCACCCGCATGACCGGTGCCGGGGGGGCCCCGGAGTTCATCGGCTACGCCGGCCGGGCCATCCTCACCATGAGCGGCGGCACCTTCGTGGAAAAGCTGGACTACTTCACGTCTCCCGGGTATCTGGATGGCGGCGAATCTCGCTACGCGGCGGGGATGCCCGCGGGATCCGGGCCGAGTGTGCTCATCACGACCCGGGGTGTCTTCAAGTTCGACAAGGTCACGAAGGAAATGTACCTGGCGGGGCTCCACCCCGGGGCGGCCTTGGATGAAATCCGGGCGGAAGTGCCCTGGGACCTGAAGATTGCTGATCATCTGGAAACGACACCGGCGCCCACGGAAGAGGAGATCGCCATCCTCCGCAATTTCGCACCGGATGTCACCATGGGACGGAAGCTGCAGCTCGAAGTCGTGATGAAGCAGGTTTTCAATCTCCTTTCAAAAGGAGCCTGA
- a CDS encoding CoA-transferase codes for MEKYMDADKRMTAPEAVGRFVNNGESFVFANCLYSMPLALTHELIRQRKKNLMAFQQGGIEEIDQLILSSVIDRVVMAYNFRAGGPRIVTPLDRAIKEGQVVVEEMTNHTLLSMMKAGAMGYPFLPVLPGIKVTDVVQQKGFLGDQRFAGIKDPFTGRDMLVVKGYNPDFALMHVQRADKAGNGQLWGAMINSKWAALAAKKVILSCEEIVDRDVIMSSPHLTIVPSHKVCAVVHCPWGAHPSEVLGHYDYDFPFRALFFGSCANPDAATMWFDEWVHSVADRQEYIEKYVRKFGRDTLDAFRARPFKSVPADYGSTFSLDWDDQGYSKSMGMTMQEFVAMLDGKGALIDGN; via the coding sequence ATGGAAAAATACATGGATGCGGATAAGCGAATGACCGCGCCCGAGGCCGTCGGGAGGTTTGTCAACAACGGAGAATCCTTCGTCTTTGCCAACTGTCTCTATTCCATGCCGCTGGCGCTGACCCACGAGCTGATCCGGCAGCGGAAGAAGAACCTGATGGCATTTCAGCAGGGCGGCATCGAGGAAATCGACCAGCTCATCCTGAGCAGTGTGATCGATCGCGTCGTCATGGCCTACAATTTCAGGGCCGGAGGTCCCAGGATCGTCACCCCGCTCGATCGAGCCATCAAGGAGGGGCAGGTCGTCGTTGAGGAGATGACGAATCACACCCTGCTGTCCATGATGAAGGCCGGGGCCATGGGGTATCCTTTCCTGCCCGTCCTGCCGGGCATCAAGGTCACCGATGTGGTGCAACAAAAAGGATTTCTGGGCGACCAGCGTTTTGCCGGGATCAAGGACCCGTTCACCGGCCGGGACATGCTGGTCGTCAAGGGGTACAATCCCGATTTTGCCCTGATGCATGTGCAGCGGGCCGACAAGGCGGGAAACGGGCAGCTCTGGGGGGCCATGATCAACAGCAAGTGGGCGGCCCTGGCGGCAAAAAAGGTGATCCTTTCATGTGAGGAGATCGTCGACAGGGACGTGATCATGTCTTCCCCCCACCTGACCATCGTCCCTTCGCACAAGGTCTGCGCCGTCGTACACTGTCCCTGGGGAGCGCATCCTTCCGAGGTGCTGGGGCATTACGACTATGATTTCCCCTTTCGGGCTCTCTTCTTCGGGTCCTGCGCAAACCCGGATGCGGCAACGATGTGGTTCGACGAATGGGTTCACAGCGTGGCGGACCGGCAGGAATACATCGAGAAGTATGTCCGAAAGTTCGGCAGGGACACCCTCGATGCCTTCCGGGCCAGGCCGTTCAAGAGCGTTCCCGCCGATTACGGATCAACGTTTTCCCTCGACTGGGACGATCAGGGATACTCGAAGAGCATGGGCATGACCATGCAGGAATTCGTCGCCATGCTGGACGGGAAAGGAGCTTTGATCGATGGCAACTAA
- a CDS encoding sigma 54-interacting transcriptional regulator translates to MNRGAGGANNGSREDQSTARGKQDWLGRIDFRQMVEDLQVIVCAYDIDGFIYLNPVGEKMTGYSLEEVRGKRFWEVTHPDDAAWIKPRGLARLHGEAVPPTREFRLIKKNGEVMWVNVFWLITPWRGKNTIVMACVDVTENKRLTGELQASQSELERRVKERTEELNRKNKELMLLNQNLGNILRNISDGVATVNQDGDVLLLNAFLDRASGPAAEEIKRRLSHMILKESDSILNGMLREKKSFSDEEILFPTSEGSLNLLVSGTPILDEDGTVQSGVIVLRPMKDVHRLVQRFSGYRATFCFKDIITRDPIMLALIENAKNTALGDSSVVIEGASGTGKELFAQAIHNYGPRSRGPFIAVNCGAIPRELIASELFGYAEGAFTGAKKSGNPGKFELASGGTLFLDEIGDMSLDQQVALLRVIQEKKLTRIGGHDAIPVDVRIICATNRDLYSEMRAGSFRSDLYYRLNVINIKIPPLKERRGDIMLLFHHFMKTAEKKANRKSSRINSDVEKHLVRYGWPGNVRELQNVVERMVNGTAGSSLEMEHLPQDIRMADPSSASPPGAALDAAGPADPIDVEAARMRFRQKSGEIEKRQIMGLLEIHHGNISRAAREIGLSRTTLYKKIRRYNADKA, encoded by the coding sequence ATGAACCGCGGGGCGGGTGGCGCGAATAACGGCAGCCGCGAAGACCAATCGACAGCCCGGGGGAAGCAGGACTGGCTCGGGCGCATCGACTTCCGGCAGATGGTGGAAGATCTCCAGGTGATCGTATGCGCCTACGACATCGACGGCTTCATCTACCTGAACCCGGTCGGCGAAAAGATGACGGGCTATTCGCTGGAGGAGGTCCGGGGAAAGCGATTCTGGGAGGTGACGCACCCCGATGACGCCGCCTGGATCAAGCCGCGCGGGCTGGCCAGGCTTCACGGCGAGGCGGTTCCTCCGACGCGTGAATTCAGGCTCATCAAGAAAAACGGCGAGGTGATGTGGGTCAATGTGTTCTGGCTGATCACCCCGTGGCGCGGGAAGAACACCATCGTGATGGCCTGTGTGGACGTCACGGAGAACAAGCGCCTGACCGGGGAACTGCAGGCGTCGCAAAGCGAGCTGGAACGGCGCGTGAAGGAGAGGACGGAGGAGCTGAACCGGAAGAACAAGGAGCTGATGCTCCTCAACCAGAATCTCGGCAACATCCTCCGAAACATCTCCGACGGCGTGGCCACCGTGAACCAGGACGGCGACGTTCTCCTGCTGAACGCATTCCTCGACCGTGCATCGGGTCCTGCCGCCGAAGAGATCAAGCGGCGGCTTTCGCACATGATCCTGAAGGAAAGCGACAGCATCCTGAACGGGATGCTCCGGGAAAAGAAGTCTTTCAGCGACGAGGAAATCCTCTTCCCGACGTCGGAAGGCTCCCTGAACCTGCTGGTTTCGGGGACCCCGATCCTGGACGAGGACGGGACGGTCCAGAGCGGCGTCATCGTTCTCAGGCCGATGAAGGACGTGCACCGGCTGGTCCAGCGATTCAGCGGCTACCGGGCGACGTTCTGTTTCAAAGACATCATCACCCGGGACCCGATCATGCTGGCCCTGATCGAGAATGCAAAGAACACCGCCCTGGGCGACAGCAGCGTCGTGATCGAGGGCGCGAGCGGCACGGGAAAGGAGCTCTTCGCGCAGGCCATCCACAACTACGGGCCCAGGAGCCGGGGGCCCTTCATCGCCGTGAACTGCGGCGCCATCCCGAGGGAGCTGATCGCCAGCGAGCTGTTCGGATACGCCGAGGGCGCCTTCACCGGGGCCAAGAAAAGCGGCAATCCCGGCAAGTTCGAGCTGGCCTCGGGAGGAACCCTGTTTCTGGATGAAATCGGCGACATGTCCCTCGATCAGCAGGTCGCTCTGCTCCGGGTCATCCAGGAGAAGAAACTGACCCGCATCGGCGGGCACGACGCCATTCCCGTCGACGTCCGCATCATCTGCGCGACCAACAGGGACCTCTACAGCGAGATGAGGGCCGGAAGCTTCCGGAGCGACCTGTATTACCGTCTGAACGTCATCAACATCAAGATCCCGCCGCTGAAGGAGCGGCGCGGGGACATCATGCTTCTCTTCCACCACTTCATGAAAACGGCGGAAAAGAAGGCGAACCGGAAGAGCAGCAGGATCAACTCCGACGTCGAGAAGCATCTGGTCCGTTACGGATGGCCCGGAAACGTCCGGGAACTGCAGAACGTGGTCGAGCGCATGGTGAACGGAACGGCGGGCAGCTCCCTGGAGATGGAGCATCTGCCGCAGGATATCCGGATGGCCGACCCGTCCTCCGCTTCACCCCCCGGAGCGGCACTGGATGCGGCCGGTCCGGCGGACCCCATCGACGTCGAGGCGGCCCGCATGCGATTCCGGCAGAAGTCGGGTGAGATCGAGAAGAGGCAGATCATGGGGCTCCTGGAGATCCATCACGGCAATATCAGCCGGGCCGCCCGAGAGATCGGGCTATCCCGCACCACCCTGTACAAGAAGATCAGGCGCTACAACGCGGACAAGGCGTGA
- a CDS encoding sigma-54 dependent transcriptional regulator, whose product MDASPILVVEDDVSMLFVLDECLKGRNYATLLARDGQEALDLFAAHSPSIVLLDLKIPKIAGLDVLQKIKEKSPETIVIILTGNATINIAVEAMKKGAYDFITKPFEVDNLLSVIEKAARKWKVAYENLLAQSDDRLISPGIYFSDISCGAKKLDSFIDQIALSDSPILIEGESGTGKSLIAREIHDRSLRRGGPFVRVDCATLPSSLVESELFGYEKGAFTGASSQKQGKIERADGGTLFLDEISLLDFSAQAALLSLIQNLEFERVGGNRLHKVDMRIIAASNQNLQEMLKQKTFRQDLYYRLNVFTLVMPRLKDRAGDIIPLAYFFINKYGSRKGVSLSTEAAMKLTSYEWPGNIRELENVIKRALILMGQDPVIEISHLPLELNQGYWAFRELNLGLNEILETTEKHAIEQALVENNLNIEKCAQALKMPKRTLYYRIKKLNIDLGAMSPLKGP is encoded by the coding sequence ATGGACGCATCTCCCATTCTGGTCGTGGAAGACGACGTCAGCATGCTGTTCGTCCTCGACGAATGCCTCAAGGGGAGGAACTACGCAACGCTCCTGGCCCGTGACGGGCAGGAGGCCCTCGATCTCTTTGCCGCCCATTCCCCCAGCATCGTTCTTTTGGATTTGAAGATCCCCAAGATCGCCGGCTTGGACGTCCTGCAGAAAATAAAGGAAAAAAGTCCGGAGACGATCGTCATCATCCTGACAGGAAACGCCACCATCAACATCGCCGTCGAGGCAATGAAGAAAGGCGCCTACGACTTCATCACGAAACCGTTCGAAGTGGACAATCTCCTGTCCGTCATCGAGAAGGCCGCCCGGAAGTGGAAGGTCGCCTATGAAAACCTGCTGGCCCAGAGCGACGACCGCCTGATTTCTCCCGGCATCTATTTTTCGGACATTTCCTGCGGGGCGAAAAAGCTCGATTCGTTCATCGATCAGATCGCCCTGTCCGATTCCCCGATCCTGATCGAAGGGGAAAGCGGAACGGGGAAAAGCCTGATTGCGAGAGAGATTCACGACCGGAGTCTCCGCCGGGGCGGTCCCTTCGTCCGGGTGGACTGCGCCACGCTGCCGAGCAGTCTCGTGGAGAGCGAGCTGTTCGGGTACGAGAAGGGGGCGTTTACCGGGGCCTCCAGCCAGAAGCAGGGAAAAATCGAACGGGCCGACGGGGGTACGCTTTTCCTGGACGAGATCAGCCTTCTGGATTTCAGCGCCCAGGCTGCGCTCCTCAGCCTGATCCAGAACCTGGAGTTCGAGCGGGTGGGAGGCAACCGTCTTCACAAGGTGGATATGCGGATCATCGCCGCCAGCAACCAGAACCTCCAGGAAATGCTGAAGCAGAAAACCTTCCGCCAGGACCTGTACTACCGCCTGAACGTGTTCACCCTGGTCATGCCGAGGCTCAAGGATCGCGCCGGGGACATCATCCCCCTGGCCTATTTCTTCATCAACAAATACGGTTCGCGAAAAGGCGTCTCCCTCTCCACGGAAGCCGCGATGAAGCTCACTTCCTACGAGTGGCCGGGCAACATCCGGGAACTGGAGAACGTCATCAAGAGGGCGCTCATCCTGATGGGGCAGGATCCGGTGATCGAGATCAGCCACCTCCCGCTGGAGTTGAACCAGGGATACTGGGCCTTCCGGGAATTGAACCTGGGATTGAACGAGATTCTCGAGACGACGGAAAAACATGCCATCGAGCAGGCGCTGGTCGAGAACAACCTGAACATCGAGAAGTGTGCCCAGGCCTTGAAGATGCCCAAGAGGACCCTGTATTACCGAATCAAGAAGCTGAACATCGATCTCGGTGCCATGTCCCCGCTCAAGGGACCGTAG
- a CDS encoding ATP-binding protein yields the protein MDIQKIELPRPKNFQESILESIGIGIILTDLNGNVLAFNKTAEEMWEVRKAELMGKSFLLCLAEHERARMNRTFEYAIRTEQGIKATRVVFQNHAGTILDINCFATLCRDAAGGKLGVIMWTQDISEEKKLEAEVQRADRLAALGQLSLGISHEIRTPLGTIKALATLVKERIKGDEKSETYLNMIVSQVDRLDKLSRELLAYAGKSNLGVSSLNVAELLKKVIYLGKLNNPLRKTRMEEDLAPDLPAIHGDQEMLMQAFLNLMINAMEATGDDDRIQVKAFSEDDWIVVQITDSGKGIPADCLDRIFDPFYTTKDSGTGLGLSIAHTTVSKHGGHIEVASDRNSGTVFTVRLPVKKGY from the coding sequence GTGGATATCCAGAAGATAGAACTGCCCAGGCCGAAGAATTTTCAGGAAAGCATCCTTGAAAGCATCGGCATCGGCATCATCCTGACCGATCTGAACGGGAATGTCCTGGCCTTCAACAAAACCGCCGAAGAGATGTGGGAAGTCCGGAAAGCGGAGTTGATGGGCAAATCATTTCTGCTTTGCCTCGCGGAACACGAACGGGCCAGGATGAACCGGACCTTCGAATATGCCATCCGGACGGAGCAGGGCATCAAGGCCACGAGGGTCGTGTTCCAGAACCATGCGGGAACGATACTCGACATCAACTGCTTTGCCACCCTGTGCCGGGACGCCGCGGGCGGGAAGCTCGGCGTGATCATGTGGACGCAGGACATCAGCGAGGAGAAGAAGCTGGAGGCCGAGGTCCAGAGGGCGGACCGGCTGGCCGCCCTCGGGCAGCTGTCCCTCGGCATCTCCCACGAGATCCGGACGCCTCTGGGGACGATCAAGGCGCTGGCCACGCTGGTGAAGGAGAGGATCAAAGGGGACGAGAAGAGCGAGACCTACCTGAACATGATCGTAAGCCAGGTGGACCGGCTGGACAAGCTCAGCCGCGAGCTTCTGGCCTATGCGGGCAAATCGAACCTCGGCGTCTCCTCTCTGAACGTCGCGGAGCTTCTCAAAAAAGTCATTTATCTCGGGAAATTGAACAACCCGCTCAGGAAAACCCGGATGGAGGAGGACCTCGCCCCGGATCTGCCGGCCATTCACGGGGACCAGGAAATGCTCATGCAGGCATTCCTCAACCTGATGATCAATGCGATGGAGGCCACCGGGGACGACGACCGGATCCAGGTCAAGGCGTTCTCCGAGGATGACTGGATCGTGGTTCAGATCACGGATTCAGGGAAGGGGATCCCCGCCGACTGCCTGGACCGGATCTTCGATCCTTTCTATACGACCAAGGACAGTGGAACGGGCCTCGGCCTCTCCATCGCGCATACGACCGTCAGCAAGCACGGCGGGCACATCGAGGTTGCCTCCGACCGGAACAGCGGAACGGTGTTTACGGTCAGGCTGCCCGTGAAAAAAGGGTACTGA
- a CDS encoding electron transfer flavoprotein subunit alpha/FixB family protein — protein MAGIIVYSDRDRLAFELLSAARSIAEHTGAAVKAVSINNPNQAEALAGRGAEVCRIDGGDIRLEDPASVARALRRAVEALNADVVLLSSNRRGKELAGRLAQMLDAGCLTDVSALEVRSGRIECTRNALGGATVAVQAVTTPKKVIALAAKAFVAAPEGAGRVVDLSVDVKGSGIRLQESRPRAGDAVQIETAPVLVAVGCGMENRDDLATVDRIAAALKGEVACSKPVATDRKWLSEDRVIGLSGKICKPELALLLGISGQVQFMVGIRDAGTIVAVNRDENANAMQSADYVMTADLKDILRELAETLEGGAH, from the coding sequence ATGGCGGGAATCATCGTATACAGCGATCGGGACCGGCTTGCGTTTGAGCTTCTGTCGGCGGCCCGATCCATCGCAGAGCATACTGGGGCCGCCGTGAAGGCGGTCAGCATCAACAATCCGAATCAGGCGGAGGCCCTGGCCGGCAGGGGAGCCGAGGTCTGCCGGATCGATGGCGGAGACATCCGGCTCGAAGACCCGGCATCCGTGGCCCGGGCCCTGCGCAGGGCCGTCGAGGCCCTTAATGCGGATGTCGTCCTCCTCTCCTCGAACCGGCGGGGAAAGGAACTGGCGGGGCGTCTGGCCCAGATGCTCGACGCAGGATGCCTGACCGACGTCAGCGCCCTGGAGGTCCGGTCTGGCAGGATCGAGTGCACGCGGAATGCCCTGGGAGGGGCCACTGTCGCCGTCCAGGCTGTGACAACCCCGAAGAAGGTGATTGCCCTGGCGGCCAAGGCGTTTGTGGCCGCCCCGGAAGGCGCCGGCCGGGTTGTCGACCTGTCCGTGGACGTCAAAGGCTCCGGCATCCGGCTTCAGGAATCCCGCCCGAGGGCCGGGGATGCAGTCCAGATCGAGACGGCCCCCGTTCTTGTGGCGGTGGGGTGCGGAATGGAGAACCGGGACGATCTGGCGACCGTGGACAGGATCGCCGCCGCCCTGAAAGGCGAGGTCGCCTGTTCAAAACCCGTGGCCACGGACCGGAAGTGGCTTTCGGAAGACCGGGTCATCGGGCTTTCCGGGAAAATCTGCAAGCCGGAGCTGGCGCTCCTGCTGGGCATCTCCGGCCAGGTTCAGTTCATGGTCGGGATCCGCGATGCCGGAACGATCGTCGCAGTCAACCGTGACGAGAACGCCAATGCCATGCAATCGGCGGACTATGTGATGACCGCGGACCTGAAGGATATTCTTCGGGAACTTGCCGAGACGCTGGAGGGAGGGGCGCATTGA